The following proteins are encoded in a genomic region of Maylandia zebra isolate NMK-2024a linkage group LG1, Mzebra_GT3a, whole genome shotgun sequence:
- the LOC106674489 gene encoding uncharacterized protein LOC106674489, whose amino-acid sequence MLHHIYTTTKIKLLDSSPVVLTHSECSCVAGAVMCNHTVALLFQTAHYSQLRVPVVPPVHSCMESEQQWHKPRTVGVKPGPINSMIFTKPVPNRVAQTGVRSGFYRGMVGPLPDPCLFRITEAYAKFNIEDRPLVTTMNMRPDKPLVESAFGLVQEGSVLSYQQLVLTTRYITLHRDAPPTPHLPLEGYDILPSDCVFVCSEEELLHLKSLSVTLEMAHKIEEATREQSSSSEWHQLCRPRVTASRFREVCHVRGQSSAVTSRAYIEGNKADSRHEEGN is encoded by the exons ATGCTGCATCATATATACACAACTACGAAG ATTAAGCTTCTGGATTCATCGCCGGTGGTACTGACACATAGCGAGTGCTCCTGTGTGGCAGGCGCTGTTATGTGCAATCACACAGTGGCATTGCTCTTCCAAACAGCACACTACTCACAACTCAGAGTGCCAGTTGTCCCCCCTGTGCATAGCTGCATGGAATCTGAACAGCAATGGCACAAGCCACGGACAGTG GGTGTGAAGCCAGGACCCATCAACTCCATGATCTTCACTAAGCCGGTACCAAATAGGGTGGCCCAGACTGGAGTACG GAGTGGCTTCTACAGAGGCATGGTGGGTCCGTTACCAGATCCCTGCTTGTTCAGAATAACGGAGGCATATGCAAAATTTAATATTGAGGACAGGCCACTTGTGACCACAATGAACATGAGACCTGACAAGCCCCTTGTGGAAAGTGCCTTTGGGCTGGTGCAGGAGGGCAGTGTTCTGTCATATCAGCAGCTGGTTTTGACAACCCGGTACATCACACTACACCGTGATGCACCACCAACACCGCACTTGCCTCTGGAGGGGTATGACATCTTGCCATcagattgtgtgtttgtgtgctcagAAGAAGAGCTTCTGCATCTGAAAAGCTTGTCTGTAACTCTGGAAATGGCTCACAAAATAGAGGAAGCTACACGTGAGCAAAGCTCTTCGTCTGAGTGGCATCAGCTCTGCAGGCCCAGAGTGACTGCCTCTAGGTTTCGGGAGGTGTGTCACGTCAGAGGCCAGAGCTCTGCAGTCACTAGCAGAGCGTATATTGAAGGGAACAAGGCAGACAGCAGACATGAGGAGGGGAATTGA
- the pnoca gene encoding prepronociceptin: MKTVVALLLLCLCDPGQSDCQADCLSCNNILPKQLSFNTMVCFIECESSVSPSSSWDLCREALLSPILSPSGSVWKRSQEEVEALFPGEDEQMNGHLFLPIALQRVDHVTHGLDAEERDLGGKGNHLNTAYNSQNAMSLEDEYAEEEEGQEGGDPDVAAGQGDAALISKRFGGFVKGRHGHRRLMSPGRSYQKRYGGFVGIRKSARKWNNQKRFSEFLKQYLGMSTRATEFNSVSEDLTQQNEV; encoded by the exons ATGAAGACTGTGGTGGCTCTGCTTCTGCTCTGTCTCTGTGATCCTGGACAGAGTGACTGCCAGGCTGACTGCTTGTCTTGCAACAACATCCTGCCCAAACAGCTCAGTTTTAACACCATG GTGTGTTTCATTGAGTGCGAAAGCAGCGTTTCCCCATCCTCCTCATGGGACCTCTGTCGTGAAGCACTGCTGTCACCAATCTTGTCCCCAAGTGGTTCAGTGTGGAAACGATctcaggaggaggtggaggctcTGTTTCCTGGGGAGGACGAGCAGATGAATGGACATTTGTTTCTTCCTATTGCACTACAGAGGGTTGATCATGTGACCCATGGACTTGATGCAGAGGAGAGGGATCTGGGTGGGAAGGGAAATCACCTCAACACTGCCTATAATTCCCAGAATGCGATGTCCCTGGAGGATGAGtatgcagaggaggaggaaggtcaGGAAGGAGGAGACCCTGATGTGGCAGCAGGGCAGGGAGATGCAGCGCTAATCTCCAAAAGGTTTGGTGGCTTTGTAAAAGGGAGGCACGGCCACAGGAGACTCATGTCTCCAGGAAGATCCTACCAGAAGAGGTATGGGGGCTTTGTTGGTATTCGGAAGTCAGCCCGCAAGTGGAACAACCAAAAACGTTTCAGTGAGTTCCTGAAGCAGTATCTGGGGATGAGCACTCGGGCCACTGAGTTCAACAGTGTGTCAGAAGACCTCACTCAACAGAATGAGGTCTGA
- the LOC106674454 gene encoding uncharacterized protein LOC106674454, whose amino-acid sequence MSIKRKVFKTEYFQKQEKKYSEHCCVPLCSASAKFNGILSFHGFPTLSDLRRQWLVNIRRDHFTITSHTRVCCRHFASDQLIEPTTLGGRRRLIKGAVPTLFEWNGYKVEPPRPGVWERTERRPELVPPDDQEDHSLTRDHDYCPVPEPSALDISASAAEDLSKDVETLRKEILELRVQREFGLQRFAGSDTDIRFYTRFPSYDHLMAFWFLIEPCIYKMIRVSRAKSAANRNEEVLTPARTSTRQLLQPIDEFFLFLVFLSVGLKERDLAHRFTIHQSTVSRIIAKWTNFLATVLGSQCIWLTREEVQAYLPEEFKDFSDTQMILDCTELRCQTPSSPLLQSEMYSLYKSHCTMKALVGIAPHGPVTFISNLYAGSVSDKELFKQSGIAEKLTEDMAVMVDKGFLITDCCKCKVYCPPFLSKQKQMPAYQVKETQAIARLRVHVERVIMRIKQNKLFDSIITMSHVYNINQLFAVACMLSNYQNTALVKKMG is encoded by the exons ATGAGTATAAAAAGGAAAGtatttaaaacagaatattttcaaaaacaagAGAAGAAATACTCCGAGCATTGCTGTGTCCCACTTTGTTCGGCTTCAGCCAAATTTAACGGCATACTAAGTTTTCATGGCTTTCCGACCCTTTCCGACTTGAGAAGACAATGGCTGGTAAACATACGACGGGATCATTTCACGATTACCTCTCACACCAGGGTCTGCTGCAGACACTTTGCCAGTGATCAACTCATAGAGCCAACAACCCTCGGTGGTCGAAGGCGGCTTATTAAAGGTGCTGTACCAACACTTTTTGAGTGGAATGGCTATAAAGTTGAACCACCGCGGCCTGGTGTTTGGGAGAGAACGGAGCGACGCCCAGAACTAGTTCCTCCTGACGATCAAGAAGACCACAGTCTTACAAGAGATCATGACTACTGCCCAGTCCCTGAGCCGTCTGCATTGGACATATCTGCATCAGCTGCAGAAGACCTGTCCAAAGACGTGGAGACTCTGAGGAAGGAAATACTGGAGTTACGTGTCCAGCGAGAATTTGGGTTACAGCGTTTTGCTGGCTCCGACACTGACATCCGATTCTATACCAG ATTTCCAAGCTATGATCATTTGATGGCATTTTGGTTTTTGATTGAGCCTTGTATCTATAAAATGATCCGGGTTTCAAGAGCCAAGTCAGCTGCCAATCGGAACGAAGAAGTGTTGACACCTGCACGCACATCAACG AGGCAGCTGCTACAGCCAATTGAcgagttttttcttttcctggttTTCCTGTCAGTTGGTTTGAAGGAGAGGGACCTGGCACACCGATTTACCATACACCAGTCCACAGTGAGCCGCATTATTGCAAAATGGACAAATTTTCTTGCCACTGTACTGGGGTCTCAATGCATTTGGCTTACACGTGAAGAAGTGCAAGCTTACCTCCCTGAGGAATTCAAAGATTTCTCAGACACCCAGATGATCCTTGACTGTACAGAGCTGAGGTGTCAGACACCATCCTCACCACTTCTCCAAAGTGAAATGTACTCTTTGTACAAATCCCACTGTACGATGAAAGCCCTGGTTGGCATAGCTCCACATGGTCCAGTGACATTCATCTCTAATCTGTATGCTGGTTCGGTTAGTGACAAGGAACTATTCAAACAATCAGGCATTGCTGAGAAGTTGACTGAAGACATGGCAGTGATGGTAGATAAGGGCTTCCTAATCACCGATTGTTGTAAATGCAAAGTGTACTGCCCACCTTTTCTATCTAAGCAGAAGCAGATGCCAGCATACCAGGTTAAGGAGACGCAGGCCATAGCCAGACTCAGGGTACATGTGGAGCGAGTCATTATGAGGATAAAACAGAACAAACTTTTTGATAGCATCATTACCATGTCACATGTTTACAATATCAACCAACTGTTTGCAGTAGCATGTATGCTGTCAAATTACCAGAACACAGCATTAGTTAAAAAAATGGGTTAA